GAGGCTGATTTGGGCACACACCGACTCACCTACCATGCTAGGTGACAAGACAATAAGATGCCAAACTATGAAGAaccaaaattgaagaaaatgcaATAGAGCTTATAGGTGGTTTTCAGCGTTTAATTCAAACTGGAGGTTTTAGTTTCGACTTTTTCGTTATTTAATATTACTTGTATAAAATATTAAGTtggttaaaaataataaaaattgtgTCACGAATTGTATAATCAAGTATGTATACATCCAATTACgtaacataatatttttttttcataataaaATCCTTCTATCATCTTCATGTAATCCTCAACATTATTCAAATCCAAGCACTAGAAAAGAAAAGGCAGGTTGGAGTTGGGTCAAATGTGTCTTGACCACAACCTGCACAATCATTATTCCAAAtctaaattaaacaaaaccctAGATGGCTAGATGATAAGATGATATTCATCCAAAAGGCTTTTTAGCTACCATTATTCCAAATCTCCATTTGTTTATGCTACTGCAAGCTACTTACTTGCCTGCACATAGACACACCATGAATTAATCAACAATTCAATATAGGCATTAGGTTGTTGGATAAGTATAAGCTATAATTTGCTTGACTCATATCATCCTGTGACGGATTCAGAATTTTTTATTCACGAGGGGAAAAAACATAAGCATCTACGTCACTTTCCTGGTTGCCCTTGCCTCCTAATTACCTTGTCTCAACATCTTTGAGACATTTTCTTGAATACGTGGTCCCCATGGAAGCCATAGGGGAAGTTTTATGTATAGTaacaagggagttttaacaaaacattttcagtactgttcatttttaacgaaaaaccacatttttacctttaactaacactattcactatacctttaaaaatgacttttcgttaaaaaagaagttttttttttttcacttttcattagttttccttattaatAACAATGGATGCTAACATCCCTGTATATTGCTAGATAGTCTGATAACGTATAGATAATATGTGTTATTGTTGTTGCTGAATTCAGATTCACAACATACCAACACATATGGTTAAATTGTCAAATTGTATGATAAGAGAACATCACCTATTTAATTAGTACAAACATACCAATATTATATCAAACATAGTACATATATAGCATCACCACTCCACAATACAATATGAATAATCTAATTTTTCTTCATTACACATTAGATACGTACATACCTGAGGCAGAGGCAGAAGCCGGAGATTGTTGCTGAGTAGCTGTCGTCCCCTGCTGCTGGTTTGGTACGACAACACCAGGCCATGAGCGGCACATGCAGTGCTTTCCCTGCTCGATGCCTGCGTACAGATTCGTCAAGTGCTTCCCACATCCTCCCCACGACGTCTTCCCACATTGCTTGCATTCCACTCTGAAGCACATCGTTTCGGTTTCGATTTCGATTTCGATTTCGACAACAACCTCCCGACTCCAAgttttattctttctttctgtgGAGATTGGGTGGatgtttgtttcttgctttgttttccaTCGTATCCAATTGCAGTTGTATATATGCAGTCTCTTTTGCTTTGATGTCAtcgacttgtttttcttcttgtcTCGAATGCCCCTCATTACTTGGCGTTGAAGCCATCGCTTTATTCTCTTTGCATAGTATTTGACATATTTTAGTAAGTAATAGCCAATGGATTTTGAATAATTTCGGCACATGTTTTCGAATCTTACAAAGTGTTTTAGTCAAGATGCTTTTATTCCCCTAgggttttaccttttttttattttttattttcttctggaTATTGCAAGATATAATTATTAaaccatttattttttaagaatgAACATAATTGAGAATCGTCCAGTCATTTGACTAACAATGTAATAATTTTGTGTTTAGCAATATATTTGACTTGTACTTTTATTTGATAAAAGACTTAGATTAATAAGCGATTTCTAATTAACTAGGTTCAAATTTTGCGAAGATGATTGTTAAAGGGTGACTtctaatcatcaaaacacactaaatgatGAGAACGAGAAGGTTGAAGCTACAAAGCAAAAATTAGCTAGGATTCATAATCCGATCATGACAAAAGTTTGCCTGACGACTGATTTGTTGCCCTACAACGGTGTGCAATTGTTTAAAGATTTTccgaaaggaaaactaatgaaaagggcttgaaaactttgagttttaacgataaggacaaaataaaggtaaaataaatagtaccagaaaTGACTTTTGAGTAAACTATCGATTTGCCCCCTAAACTTTCACCTAGTTTTCGATTTTCTCCCTGAACTTTtcgattggaaaattaaggactcaaactaatttttttagccaatttgccccctaccgttagtttttcaaacATTTCATCCATATTTCTGTTAAGTGAGACCGAGaatagttaagtcatttcactcttaaaaatgattaaaaaactgaaaataaatttaagaaaaaaaaactttccctctaattcctatcctcaattttatttttcactcattcatatgcatgggaaatgacatatggtgttattgtcttcaaaaatatctaagttagtctttttcttgaagcatgtactgccatttttattttctttaacaaattaataatttgacaaatgctcatggtgttattgtctccaaagcagtgcattattATAAGCATGTTACGTGTTGTGCTTCATTTTAGAGACATTAAGACTTTACTAGTAGAAGAGTTATAAAAATAGTTTCCAGTAGTTAACATGTCCGCCATCTagtaaaaactacaacaagtcAAAGAAAAAAACTACTCCAATCACCAGCATCAAAACTCCAAAGATCGGCTAACTGCACTAATCCTAACTAGTACTCCAATTTTCTAGCAATAGTATCCAaccaaatcacaaaaaaaaaaaaaaaagcatatcaTACCCACGCAGTTCCACAAAGCTTTGCTTGCCTCCTCAAAGTACAatgttttcaaataataaattaattactatAAAAGAGAAGAAAGTGCACAACTCAACCTAGAATCAAATGATGGATATTTCAACTGCATTCTTGCACATTTAACACTATGAGCATttgttaaattattaatttgctagagagaataaaaatggtagtacatgcttTAAGAAAAAAACTAACTTAGATACTTTTGAAGACAATAACAtcatatgtcatttctcatgcataggaatgagtgaaaaataaaattgaggataTGAATTagagggaaaaaatagagggaatttaaaaaaaaaaaaattattttcagtttttaatcatttttaagagtgaaatgacttaactaccctcacatgttTGAAAAATggatggaatgtttgaaaaactatggatggaatgtttgaaaaactaacggtagggggcaaattggctaaaaaaattagtttgagtccttaattttctaatcaaaaagttcagggggaaatcgaaagttagGTGAAAGTTTAGGAGGcaaatcgacagtttactcatgactttttaatgtaaaaatatggttttttattaaagtgaacagtaccgggagtttttcgttaaaaattccCTTTTCCAAAACCCTATATGTTCACAGTTTTAGCCCTGCCAACTCAAACATCCGTGAAGACAACCTGTATTTTCTGGTAGTGAGAATAAGGTTGAAGGGGAAAGCTACTAAGCAAAAAGTAGCTAGGATTCACATTCCGCCAAAGTTGGTAACTCACAACCTAATTATACTATGATGGTTAAAGTTAAGGCAgtcaaaacaaaaacagaaacacATCGTTATGGAAATAATTAGGATTAATCATCACTTTATTAGGTTTCACCTTCATCCCATGTTCTCTTGATATTGTAGCCAATTTGAACATCCGAGGCAAATGGAAATGGACCCACAAATCATCAAGATGGTAGGAAGTAATTAAGAACAAGTCTGTCTCACATATTCATCAGCTGCTTGTGTTCATAAGAAATGCCAAACATAATAATTATGGTTTCAATGTTTTTGGTTGTAAATTAATGCTTTCTTGGTGATAGTATTTGAATGGAAATTGATTAAGACTTAGAATTTGAATGGAAATTGATTAAATTGAAAACCGTGAAGGGTGGAGTAGTTCGAGCCTAAACCTCTCTCTTGAAAGAAACCCTAGCCGCTTCAGCCTCCGTCTCGCCACTGACCCCTTCTTTTGGATGGGGTCAGTGGCAATCCCTACTTATTTCTGCTTTTTTATTCTCCTTTTTAGTAGCTTAGCTTTGTTTTTTCGGTTTCTTCGTCATATCTTCCGCGTTGTTTGCTGATTTTTCAGTGTTTATCACCGTTTTTGTGTTAGGCAAACCAGATGTCAATCCTGCAGCCCCCCATCTTCAACCCCCAACACCCATCTTTTTGTCATCTTCTCCTTTGGTTCCTCCTCACATATCACCCCTCCTCCAACCTCTGCTCAAAGCTGGAAATAACACATTTGTTTTGGAAATTAGATTCGAATCCTCCCTTCACCATCCCGCACCCCAAGTGGCATGCCAGAAAATTGGGGCCAGTGTGCTGTGTTTTAAATGGCCCCCTTTAGCCCCATCCCCATCCCCTTTccattagtttttgtttttggttttactTGCAGGGGCATTTGATGGTGCCTCTGTTTCATGGGCTCTCTTCCCGTGTGGTGATTTTAATGGCGAAATTTGATTGGAGATTCTTCCTTGTTGCGGGTTGATCATTTTTGTGTTGCAATACTTTCGTCGAATTCCAGATGAAGTGATTTTCTTAAGGCAgctaagacctagtttgggagtgaggtgcttaaaaaaaaagcacccatgaaaaaaagctgtgagggttttaggtgtttggtaaactgaaaaaaatggcttattttggaagctgctgtgagaataagttgaaatcaaaggaaaaagctgaagctactatttgcagctttggaaaactggctttttttcaaagcacacggagctacaatgcttctttaatgaaaagatccattattagactgttttttttttctaaaagcacttttacaaaaaagtttaccaaacactctgctgatttatttcacagccgcttattctcacagcacaaccgtttattctcatagcagttttttttcaaagcacagcaataccaaaccagctctAAGCTACCCTTGTGGCTGCTGGAAGATtagagtttttttgttttatcttttatATTTGTGTTGGATGGGCTTTTGGCAATCCCTAATTTTTATTGAACTTGCTTTCTGTAACTTGTATTGGACCTTTTTTGCATTTAAAATCATATGCTTTTttgatattgaaaaaaaaaaaaaactaacaaaaagtaaaaaaaaatatttaattttaatgaaaaataacaaataaaagtttaacgAATAGTATCAGAGAAtggtaaaaatgtagtttttcgttaaaagtgaacagtaccgaaagtGGTTTGTTAAAACTTCTTAAAACAAACCATGAAAGGTGATTTCGACTAAATTGAAAACCCGTGCCGGTTGGCCTGGTTCGGGAAAATTGAAAACCAGAAACAAACTGATTGtttcttgaaaaaaaacaaaagaaaaagtattttataataaaaacgaaattttcACGCCAGTTCAGTTGGTTTGACTGATTAGCCGGTTCTTTGCCCGCTACTAGTTGCCCAGCGGGACAATCGTTAAGAGTTTTAGGTCCAAACTTTCCGGTTCGGTACAATGTACGTCCCACTTAGTAATACTACTTTTATATAAGATTTAATCGTTACAAGGATCAGTTAATCCTTACATGTAAGATCTAAATGTTGATTTTCTAGATCACTCAGTGCTATGTACCATGAAAGAAAAATTGCAGAATTTTCATTTCGTTCTCCTTTTAACTTTTCTCGAGTACATTAGATagaagggtaatgctaggatgaccaaaattttaaactaaattttgtaaaccaaatgataatTTACCCGGATACGAACAATACAGGCTAAATTCGCCCATCTATTCATGAACTTGTAACAACTTTTTTCTTCAGTAAATAGACATGATAAATTCTGAAGACGAAACCCTAAGTAAATGGAGCTTGCAAGATTATGATCAACCAGGAAGAACGTTGAAAAAAGAGCATTTCTAGAACTTTGATTAGTATGAGAAAGAGATGGTATGCTAACCTTCCAACTTGTACATTACCATTTCTTCGAAATCGAACACAAACCAGCATGAACTTTAGTCGAATGGAAACACGGGCAGTGAGCAGTTCATAATCTCAAATCTAAATAGCAAGGTCTATCATCACACAAAAATCTACAAGTCAGCTTAAACTTCAATAGGAATTACTTCGCATATAATACTAGAATCCAGAATCTAACCAAGATTTCTCAATTCTGTCCATACATTTACCGGAATCCATGACCTTCACGACGCGTTGCCCTCACCCTTATCTTCCGATGAATCCAAAGCAGGTTTCTTCGATGCGCTTGATTCTCCCGAGCCTGCGTTCATCAACACTCGCTTGACTCCTCTTCCCACCACACCAAGATGTGTGACTCCAGAAGCTCCATTCGTATGAGCAGTAGAAACAGTTGGGGAGTCGAAGCCTCCATTGTTGTCAGCAGTTCCCATCCTTGAAGAGCTCACCACTGCTGAAGATTCACTTTTCCCAGTCCCTTTTGCCTTGGCAGATGCTAATCCCAGAATCTCAGCAAGAATGGATTTTGAGTTTGACGCCAACTGTTGCAGATCTTCAAGCTACAAGCTCGAGAAtacaaaaatcagaaaatataaGCCTGAATGTTTTCTAATTTTAAAATTAAGGTTGAAAATATTATTAGAGACCTTCTTTTCCAGATCTCCAGAGAGTTCAGTTAGTGTTTCAATCTCTGCCTGTTTATCCGTCACAATACTATCAGACTCGGTAACATTTGAGGAGAGCGCGACACCAGGCTCCAATATAGAAGCAGACGGCGATGTTGTGGACTCCGAGAAACTCCTTGATTCAAGCATGAGACGCCGCACACGAGACCTGCAGGTTGATATAGCCTTCTGGCAATACGGAATGGCTTCCTCAGGCTTAGAACCAATCTCTAGACACAAACATATTCGAAAATTTCTGAATTCTCCAGTTAAGGTCGTGAGTCCCTTACCCAGTGGGAATGGGGGAaacccaaataaaataaaacaaaaatatagaaaagGATCTGTTATTAGTAACAGTTATGAACTCAAAGGCTGTACGTCGATCTTGAAAAGGATACAGTTCAGCTATACGTCGGCTATCAGGCTCAACCAACCGCTCCAAAATGGAAAGTGCTTTCTGGTAGTCACTGAGAGAAGTTTCAATGTCCTCTACAAGGAGACACAATGTAAAGCCAAATAAGATGTTTTCAGAAGAAATGCAACAAAAAATTATAGTGAAGTTCAAGAATCTCTTCGATTACGATATACAGATCTCAATTCAACTAAACTGAGTACATAACATACCTCTTTCCAATGCAACTTCTGCCAAAGCTGATAATATGTCCACCTTCTCCATTGTGTCAGCCGGGTGTTTTTCAACAATAGCTCTTGCAACATCTAGCATTTTCCATGCCAAATCAAGGTCAGTTTCATCTTCATCTGCATCTGCTTCAGCCAGGTCCGCATCATCGCTATTCTCACCATCTTCATCCTGGTCTTTTCCACCAGAAACTGCATCAGAAAAGGAAATGAACTGTTAAACTTCATAATGCAATGATAACAAAAATGATAAGATATCCTCAATAATCAGTTTTTGGACAGAAAGTATCATCCGATACAATCTGCGTATACCTAAACTTATGTCCTTATATCCTTCTCAGCTATTTAGACTCTATTTCTCCATATCTTCCTTTGAATTTACTGTCACATGAGTTTCTTAAACACACTAAATGACTATCTAAAACAATGACAATATGATGTTACGTTTCCTCAAATATCTAAACCAGAAGACATGACAAACACAAACACAGGATAGAAGTTTAGATTTTTTCTAACGGTTGATCAATGTGCAAAACAGTGTCTCTTGACAGATTTTGTTATCCCTACACTAAAATACGATATGAGACTCATGATCTGTTCCCAAACAGAAGGGATAACTCATTTGATTTTCCTATGGATTTGAAGTCAAAGAGTTGGAGTGGAGCAGATCTGTGTGAGCACCTACGGTGCCACCGGGGAGACGTAGACACAGTATCTCATGCGTATTAACAGTAGTCAACGATGCCAATTTTTACAGGAGTACATGACTAGAATCTCATTACATTATATGTGATGAAGATATCATATTCATACATGTGCAACATTTATGCAAAAAACAAAGAGCTACATTGAATGGCTTTTACTTTTAGTTAAGATGGTTTGGAATTCAATGCTCTAtcattcataaatgttcatgaTTGGCTTCCAATAGAAATTCATAAGAGAAATGTTCTATTCAACAATTATACTCAACTAGAATCACAAATGACATACCACCATCATCAGCTGCTCCCTCCTGATTACTCAAACCTGCATCCTGTTCGGCATTACATGAAACAGAAGCTGTGGAAGATTCACCATTTACACTATTCTTAGCAGATTCTTGCTGTGACTGGCCCTCCTTCTTGGGTACAGTACCCAATGGATCAGTCTCCTCTTGAGCTTTGTAAAGCAATGCACATCCATATTTATAGTACGCATTGACACACTGAGGAGCAAGTTCACCGAAATGTGCAACCCTGGATTTATTGACATAATCAATAGTAATTACTAATTAGCATACCTAGTGCGCTTCGGAAAAAGAGGAGCACCTAAGAAAAGCACACAGGCAATCTGCAAATTAACTAATGCAGATTTTATGAGAGTacaaataataacaaaaatttaatGACAACGTGAATATGAAAGATATGCAGTGGTTAAACAAATGCAATACAATATAACAGAGTCTAAGACCTTAACTAATGTATCTTGCGAATATGTAAATTTTTTAAGCCATGGTTAAACAAATGCAAGCCATGGTTAAACAAATGCAATACGATATAACAGGGCAAAGAAATTGGACTCCAACAAATGCACAGTTTGGCAACTAAATTGTTGTATTAGCAGGGCTCAACAGCACAATACAAAATTTTGATAATATGAAAATGCGTATACCGGCACACTGGCTTGACTAACGAAAGCAAtgcaaattgaaaaagaataatTCAAATTGTACAATCCCTACAGAGTCTAACACCTTAACCGACGGCAACGCAACAAATCAAAACTGACCTAAAGTTAGGGTTTATGAGGGAAGCAAAATCCAAGAAATATTAACAAAAGCAACAATATTTACAGCATCACATACACCCGAAATACTCAATTTCTAAGAAAACACGAAGAATGTTAAGTAAGGCAAGCAAGGAAAATCAGGGAAATAAAAAACCCTAACCTGATTTCCAAGGCACGGCTGAAGCACTCGGTGGCTTCGCCGTAATCAGAGTCCTTGACCGCCTTGGAGCCCTTCTCAATCAGCTCGTCGGCGAACTCGAGCGACTTTTCACGATCTCCATCGGAGCTGACAGCTGAAGCTTCCGCGCTGTCGTTGTTGCAAGTGGACTCGGCGCCTCCCTGAGCTACCTCCGTGATGGTGGCCTCGTTCGACCTCTGTGCCTCCAGCGCGGTGGTTTGGGTTAGGGTTTCGCTCGCCGACGCCGACGCCGACGCCGACGCTGATGCTTCTTCTACCATCGTTTCAAAAACCCTCTCCTTCTTGGCGCAAAAACGTAGAGAACTCGATGAGAAAAAAACCCCCGAATTTTGAAgagggaaaatgaaaatgaaaatgaaacctCGTTTTTGTCTTTTATGAACCTCGAAACGGAGCATTTTGTTGCGTTCTAGGGGCGGTTCACAGTGACAAGGGTATATTCGTCATTTAAAAATGTGCTCAAGGATTTAGTTAGTTAGCGTGTGGTATCAAAATTCGCAAA
This is a stretch of genomic DNA from Malus domestica chromosome 02, GDT2T_hap1. It encodes these proteins:
- the LOC103440734 gene encoding uncharacterized protein; its protein translation is MLRFEVHKRQKRGFIFIFIFPLQNSGVFFSSSSLRFCAKKERVFETMVEEASASASASASASETLTQTTALEAQRSNEATITEVAQGGAESTCNNDSAEASAVSSDGDREKSLEFADELIEKGSKAVKDSDYGEATECFSRALEIRVAHFGELAPQCVNAYYKYGCALLYKAQEETDPLGTVPKKEGQSQQESAKNSVNGESSTASVSCNAEQDAGLSNQEGAADDGVSGGKDQDEDGENSDDADLAEADADEDETDLDLAWKMLDVARAIVEKHPADTMEKVDILSALAEVALEREDIETSLSDYQKALSILERLVEPDSRRIAELNFRICLCLEIGSKPEEAIPYCQKAISTCRSRVRRLMLESRSFSESTTSPSASILEPGVALSSNVTESDSIVTDKQAEIETLTELSGDLEKKLEDLQQLASNSKSILAEILGLASAKAKGTGKSESSAVVSSSRMGTADNNGGFDSPTVSTAHTNGASGVTHLGVVGRGVKRVLMNAGSGESSASKKPALDSSEDKGEGNAS